The following coding sequences lie in one Candidatus Ryanbacteria bacterium CG10_big_fil_rev_8_21_14_0_10_43_42 genomic window:
- a CDS encoding serine--tRNA ligase produces the protein MLDIHFIREHTDIVREAARKKHISIDIERLLTLDKKRRECVQAVDVLRGRHNAESERVPRITDAIEREQVIAGLRSAKEELSKKEEELKPIETEYMRLLLLVPNIPDLSVPEGESDAQNQELRRVGEPPRFDFEPKDHIALLKDLDLADFERGTKVSGFRGYFLKNEAVLLAQALWQFSFEKLIQKGFAIHMAPALVRGVTLVGTGWLPQGKDEVYKIEGEDLYLAGTAEVPMMGMYEDEILDENEFPKLSAALSPCFRSEAGSYGKDTKGLYRVHEFFKVEQVVLCRADHEESVRWHEALTKNAEDMMVELGLPYRVVVNCGGDLGLGQVKKYDIEAWIPSQNKYGETHSSSYFHDFQTRRLNIRYRDGEGNLRFAHSLNNTMVATPRILIQILENNQQADGSVIVPEVLRKWVGKDRIQKLKQEER, from the coding sequence ATGTTGGACATACATTTTATACGGGAGCACACGGATATTGTGCGGGAGGCCGCTCGGAAAAAGCATATTTCTATTGATATAGAGAGATTGTTAACGTTGGATAAAAAGCGCCGTGAATGCGTGCAGGCGGTTGATGTCTTGCGCGGCAGGCATAATGCGGAGAGTGAACGCGTTCCTCGTATAACGGATGCAATCGAACGGGAACAGGTTATTGCCGGTCTTCGTTCCGCAAAGGAAGAACTCTCCAAAAAAGAAGAGGAATTAAAACCGATAGAAACGGAGTATATGCGTTTGCTTCTTTTGGTGCCGAATATTCCGGATCTTTCCGTGCCGGAAGGAGAATCGGACGCACAAAATCAGGAGCTTCGCAGGGTGGGTGAGCCGCCCCGATTTGATTTTGAGCCAAAAGATCATATTGCGCTTTTGAAAGATCTTGATCTGGCTGATTTTGAGCGCGGAACGAAAGTTTCCGGATTTCGCGGTTATTTTTTAAAAAATGAAGCAGTATTGTTGGCGCAGGCATTATGGCAGTTTTCATTTGAAAAACTGATACAAAAAGGATTTGCGATTCATATGGCTCCCGCTCTTGTGCGCGGCGTTACGCTTGTGGGAACCGGATGGCTTCCGCAAGGAAAAGACGAAGTGTACAAAATAGAAGGGGAAGATTTATATCTGGCGGGAACAGCGGAAGTTCCGATGATGGGCATGTATGAAGATGAAATTTTAGACGAGAACGAATTTCCAAAATTATCAGCGGCGCTCTCACCATGTTTCCGAAGCGAAGCAGGGAGTTATGGGAAAGACACGAAAGGGCTTTACCGCGTTCATGAATTTTTTAAAGTGGAACAGGTGGTGCTCTGTCGTGCGGATCATGAAGAATCGGTCAGATGGCATGAGGCGCTTACCAAGAACGCGGAGGATATGATGGTTGAACTCGGTCTCCCGTATCGTGTGGTAGTGAATTGCGGTGGAGATTTAGGGCTCGGACAGGTAAAAAAATATGATATTGAAGCATGGATTCCATCTCAAAACAAATATGGAGAAACGCACTCGTCGTCCTATTTTCATGATTTTCAGACGCGTCGGCTGAATATTCGTTATCGGGACGGAGAAGGAAACTTGCGGTTTGCGCATTCACTTAATAACACTATGGTAGCGACGCCGCGCATTCTTATTCAAATATTGGAAAATAACCAGCAAGCGGATGGATCAGTCATAGTACCGGAAGTTCTGCGAAAGTGGGT